DNA sequence from the bacterium genome:
ATGGTCCTAGCCGGTATTTAAAATGCTTTACTTCCATTTTTTTACGCCAGTTTTTAGCTTGCTCATAATTGATAAGTTCATTTTTGAACACATTTTCAAAGATTTTGTCCCGTTGCGGTACTCCGGTGCCTCCATAAAAATTGACTTTTATTCTTATCTTTTTATAAAATAACAAAACTTTACGTTTCGGATTATATCTTAATGGATTTATTCTAATTGTCAGTACTTCCTGCTCTCTACAAAACTTTCGTTCTTTTATGGCAACAAGTTCATAAGGCCAAAATCCGTCCCTATTGTATATTTCCTTATCTTCTTCACCCTCTGTAAACCCTTTTGTAGGTGGTATGTATACATCTGTCAATTCTATAGATATAGCTTCAATAACATTGACATCAAATTTAGCACCCACCGGTATTCCCATTGCAACATATTTGATAGGAAGGTTAGGTTTACCAACCTCTTGTTGAGGATAAGTGTTTGGAATGTAAGGGAACGGTTTAAGTAATAGTTTGGGGGGAGTATATACAAATTCTACTTCATTTCGCGTAGAGCTAATTACCTCAATATCATTATGGGATTGCTTCGCTGTCGCTTGGAATGACAGGATAGGGTCATTATGTGCTAATATTATTAAAAAAAGTAGCCACATATAAACAAAAATACCTAAAAGTCCAACCAGCCTGACGGCAGGCAGGAATACCTAAATACCTAAAAATAGGATACTAACGGCTACCTAGGCATTTGCTCATTCCAGTTTTTCTGCCTCATCTATCAGCATTATTGGGATATCATCTTTTATAGGATAGGCAAGCTTGCAGGCACGGCATATGAGTTTATCGTTCTTCTTGTCGTATTCAAGGTCTCCTTTGCACTTAGGACAAGCAAGTATCTCAAGTAGTTTTTCGTCAAGCATATCATTCACCTCCTTATTCGGGCGAGGCTAAAGCCTTGCGCTACATATTTTGTATGGTAATGGGTATTTTATCTTTACCCAAGTCTCTTTATTATTATTTATTTCTATAGTCTTACCCCACACTTCTGGCAATACTTCAATGAGTTCACCATCCACCATAATTCCAATCATTGTATTTGATGGCAAATCTTCATCAAATGTAAGTTCAATTAAAGAACTACCGAGTGCACCAAGCTTAAAATTAGTATCCATAAGTTTATGTGGCAATTTCTCTCTTAATAGTACAGGTTTTGTAGAATCTCTACGCACAAAATGAACTTCTTTGCCACAGGCTCCTTTGGAGAGTTGGTAAACTGGTTGATTAGGATAAGCTATCTGATAAAGTCCCAGCTTACCTGGCTGTAGTAAGGTTTGGATTAAACTTGTAGAAATATTCTGAGATATAAGTTTCAGTGTTATACAATCACCCAGTATTTTATACTTTACATTTGTAAATCCGTATAATTCAAATCTTTCCTTTAATATTTTAGCCACCGTTTTTGTTTCTTCCTTAGCAATTATTTTAATTGTTTGAGTCTTTGCTAACGGGTCAATTATCTCAAATTCACCGCCAATATTTTTGAACTTAAACTCCCACTGAATTTGAGATTCTTCCACTTTGCTACGCTCAGGGTCAGAATGACATTTTAATTTACCTTTTGCGACCACCTTTTCTGGCAGTCTTGACATTATATTAATCCATACCTCACCGTAAGCTTCAGTAAGATTGGGGCACATAAAAAGTAAGTTAGGCTTAAATTCATATATGAAGTGACCATACTTTTCCACAGGATTCTGCGAAGCTTCTTTAAATTTATATTCACCGATAGAACAAACCATCCGTAGGTAGGATACTGGCTGTGTCTCCTGTGTTCTATCTCTCTTCTCCCACTTGTTATTTATCCACCTATATTCATCGTCTGCAATCCCAATCGCAGACAGCTTTTCAATAGTTGAATTGAATTTCCAACTCCCATCTATTTTCACCTTATCGTCTGTTTTTACTCCTTTAAATTTGCCTTTGAGGTGATCACCTCTTAACCCTATTTTTGAGAATTTAAGCTCAAATTCAAAACTTTGTGTCTCAATACTTTCCATAACTTGCTTTACTTCTTGTGGTGATAACGGTTGGCCTGTAGGGGTTTGATTAATCAAACCCCTACTACTTTTTGTAGTACATCCCGCTAAAGACAGAAGACAGAATACAGAACGCAGAATACGGGCTGCATCCTGTTTCCTGTTAACTTTCATCATTTGTTTCCTGTATTCTGTCTACTGTTTTTAGAACTCTGGTCCCAAAGATAGGTACATGTATGTCTCTTTTGATAAGTTTAATAGGTTAGTATTTTTTGCAATGTCAAATCTAATTATAAAAAATGGGAATCTAATTCTTAACCCGGTGCCGAAGCCGAATTTCAAGTCTTTTAATACTCCTTGTTCAAAAGGTTTAAATCTTTTAAGTTCATCCGTCGCATACCCGAAATCGCAAAATAATGCACCTCGTATCCCTCCAATTGATATAGGAATTGGGAATGCAATCATGAGCTTATCAATAAATGGATACCTGAGTTCAAAATTTAATACACTTACATTTCTGCCTTTAAATTCACCAATCTTGTATCCCCTTAAATCGTCAGCCCCCCCAATTGCTAAGTAAACTCGCTCCTTGTCTTTACCCCATATTCCTGCATTTATAGCCCTTATTGCAAATGAATATCTATTGGTAATTCTTATATATTTACGGAGGTCAAACTTATAGTAATTATACAGCCAGGTAGGTGAAACAACAGGCAATGTAGCTGATACAGTAATTTTACCTCGTTCCCCATTTTGTGGTCCCATCGGTCCCCATATGGAATTATCGAGTACATAGGATAGGACTGGTCCAGATATGTAAAGCTTTTCGCTAAACAAAACAGTGTCTAACTCATGGTAAGGATACAGTCCCATCTCATCCACATAGCCATTGAGCTCTAAATCTACACGACGAAATTTATCTATTGGATATTCAAACAATACTCCGCCTCCATATAATTTTTCGTATAGCAATAAGTCTCCTAATAGTGTATCTCCTATAAGCCAGTAGTATTCTTGCTTGAAAGTAGCTATACCGAAGTCTAATCTTCTTGGTAAGTACAGGTAACTTATATAATAATTTGCTGTGAGGTTACCTGGTGAGTTAGTCTCTATATAAAATTGATGGTTACCAAGTAAATCAGATACTGCAAGTCTCAAGTTACCAAAAATACCTCCCCCGTAAACATAAGATACGGAGCCGCCTCCCCAATCCGGCGTAAATCGTAATCCTAATTTTTTAGCTTCAATTTTAGCTGTATCTTCTCCACAGGATTCTGCGAATTTTACTTCAGTGTAGCACCTACTGAATGAGCTCTCAGGGCTACACTCAAGTCCTTTCTGTAGTGGATATTTTATAGTGTATATATCCCAGCCCATATCGGTATAACTACAGAAGGCGAGGTGCTTACCGTCATTAGAAATTGATGGTGTAAAGATGCCACCAATGACATTAGTAAGTTGCATAATATAATTCGCAGAATCCTGTGGAGATGACCCTACATCAAGAATATATAGATTATTAACCCCGTCTTGATTAGAGACGAATAAAATTTTGTCCTGAATCCATATTGGAGAAGCTACATAAGAAGCACGATTCTCTAGAATGGGTTGTGGTATTTGTATGGGCAATTCATAAGTTGTCCCTATCTTAAAGATGGTGTATTTTCCGTAGTGCCAACTTTCTCCATTCAGTGGTCTATCAGATGAAAAAATAATATACTCACCATCAGGTGACCAATTTGGGGTCAAGTCATCGTATTCATCAGAAGTGAGTTGTTCAAGTTTTCCTGTCGCAATATTTAATACGTATATATCTGCCATCCCATCTTTTATACCACGAAATGCAACAAATTTACCATCCGGCGAAAATGACGGTGAAAAAATCCCATCAAGTTTAGGTGAAAACTTTTTTATTACTTTTCTTTTGCACACATCCATAATATATAAAACATCTTTTCCACTACTTTTTGCAACAAAAGCTATATTTTTACCCGATGGGTCCCAAGTAGTTCCTCCATATAAGATATGTAGTGACTCAAAGCCTGCTGACTTACCACCTCCAATAAGTTTACACTTAATCCTGCCGTCAATACTTGACATAAGATACAGATTTTCATATTCATCTCTATCAGATATAAAGACAATTTCACTCCCATCCGGAGATATACTTGGAGCTGTATTAAAAAAATAGTCTTTGTGTTCTGTCAGTCTTCTTGCATCACTTGGGACTTCATCTTTAAGAGCACAACTTGCCCAATATTTCTTTTTTAAGTCAGCCATCCATAATCTATTCAATTCTTCTACATTAATTCCAAGCACAGATTCAATAGCCTTGTTTAGACCGCCAACTAATCCAATTTTGTGAAATAACTCGCCTATCTTTTTTCTACCATAGCGGTCTGCAATAAACTGCAAAATAGATTGTCCTTCTTTATACATAAGATAAGAGCCTTCTATAAGATAAAGTTGTTTTATTGGTTTTATTTTGTCGTAATATAAAGCATCTCTAATAATCATATCAGATTCAGCATCCCATCCTAATGATAAGTATTCAGCCATCCCCTCTACAAACCACAGTGGTATATTTAACAAGCTAATTCTTGGAATAATTCCAGTACCCCGTGATATACTAAATTGGAATGCATGTGTAAGTTCGTGAACAAGCACACGCCTAAAATCTTCGTAAGAGCCATTAAATGGGACAACAACCCTATTCTTAAACACTTCTGTAAATCCGCCAGTAGCTTCATCAATTAACGATAGAGTAACATTTGTTTGCTCAAAGTCGTTATGTGAGTTATATATAATGACAGGGATTGGTTCTTGTGGTGTATGAGATAATGTCTGAGATAATAATTTATAAGCATCAAGTAGTATAGTTTTTGCAAATTTAGCAATCCGCTCCCCACCCTCATAATAAATAATACTAAATTCCTTAGTCTCTATCACCTTCCAATTGAAATCTCTGTATTGCACTTTATTCTGCCCAAATTCCCAGTACTGTGAATAACCGATTATAGGGGTAATAAGAGACAGGATAACAATTATTAGGAATGACCTAAAAAACTGTATCATATCAATTTACCCAAAATGAAGCCTAAAACTATACCAGCAAGAAATGAAGTTACAAGCACCCTTGATTTGAATATGTCTATCTTGTGTCCCTTTCTGAGCACCAAAAGTGTTACAATATAAGCAAAACTATTCGCAACCCAGACAAGTGGAATAGAAATTATTTTCACTATAAACGGACCAATCCCAGGAATAAGCCCAATAATACCAAGCAACCCAGAGAATGCCTGTGTAAATATTCCAAAAACAACTACACCAAAAGCCATAATCTTCTTATCAAGCCTAAAGTGTAGACAAACAAATATAGTAAGAAAGATAATAGCCCAGCTAATTAATAGCATCTTATTCCGTAAGAAGAATTGTTTCATACCATTTGTCATTGCAAGCGACCCTGAACTTGTTTCAGGGGAAGCAATCTCATTTTTGTTTTCTCAATCTACCTCAATGCCAAGAATACCTTAACTCCATAAGGTTCTATCAATAGCCCATATCTTGGTGATGTATGGGCAGCTATCACCCCACTTATGACCCTGTTTAATATAGCCACTCCTATACAATAAGTTGCACGTTGTAACACTTCTCTTTTTTCTCTCCTTAAGCTACGGTATTTATTCCACTTAGATTGATTATCCCATTCCCATTTCAAGCTATCAGGTAAACTGTGTTCTTCTATATACTTCAGCTGACGTTCCCTTGCATCTTCTGGATATTTTTCTTCAGGATAAAGGTATCTTGCCTCTTCTCTAATATAAGTATTGTATGCCTCCAAGTTTTCATACCACTCTACAGCATTATAATAATCTTCATCTTTACCTGTTTTAGCGCCCGAGTTTGCATAACCATACAGGATGTAATTTTTTGTAATGAGTCCCGCATACCACCTAAATCCGAAGAATGTCGCCCAGATACTGGCCTCTATCGCATAAGCTCTTACAGCACCTGATTTATCTCCTATATATTGTTCACCAAGTCCTGGAAGCAATAGTGAAAGAGCGAGTGCCTTCTTATGCGACTTAGGTTTAAGCAAAATTTCAGGTGGCACTCTGATATGTCCTGGTGAAAACTCTTGCCCATAAATTGTGGCACTTAAAAATGCCAACATTAGTAAGATATGCAATTTCATATACCCCTACAAGATATTACTTTACGACTGCAAATTTCTTGAATCTGACTAAATTTTTGTTTCCAGTATCTACTTCAACTCTACATATATAAACACCGCTCACTAAATTAGGAAGCATAACTTCTGTAGCCACTTTTTCGCCAATCTTACCTCCAAAGTCTTTAACTACTTCACCAGCTGCATTTATTATCTTTATATTTACTGATTTTGCATTTCCACTAAAATATCTTACCCACCCTTCATCTATGACTGGATTTGGGTACACATAAAACGGGCTACGCATAAATACATCCACTGGAATTGTTGGTGCTTTAGGTGGTATTAAATATATTCCATTATGGCACTCATCTCTATATAGCATTGGCCAGGGTAATGCGCCATAACTGTCAATACTCCATGCATAAAGATTGCCATCGTCACAGCCGATAACAATTTCAATTATTCCATCTTTATTAAGGTCAACCAATAAAGGAGTAGAGTAAATTTTATTACCTACTGATAGTGGAAAACCTGAGAGTAATTTTCCTCTATTGGTATACCCAAGTAACTTACCAGCAGGTGCCCCAATTATAATTTCAAGCTTTGAGTCATTATTTATATCACCAACTACAGGAGAAGATTGGATTATTTCATTTGTTTTAGTATCAATTGGAAAACCAGGTAAATTAGCGCCAGTATTATTAAATGCATAAATCTTATTCCCAGCTGCAAGGATAATATCTAAGAGTGAATCACCATCTATATCAGCTAAGCAGGGTGATGAATAGAAAGATGTGTCTTCCAAGGTTTGCTTCCAGATAACTTTACCACTATCACTAACACAGTAAAGTTCACCCATCCCATTAGCTACAATAATCTCTCGTTTCTCATCCCCATTTATATCGCCAACTATTGGTGACGAAGTTGCGGGTATCCATGATAGGTGTGGTTCAATTGCAGTCCATAGGGTATCACCATTTGGCTTTATTGCCCAAAGCCTACCATCCCATGGCACAGCATAGATGACATTGCTGATTGAGTCATAAACTGGAGTAGTCCATATACATTGATAAAGATTTATAGGAAAACCGTCAAGTGTATCTCCATTACCATCCCATGCATATAGATTCATATCGTGTGCGCCTATAATGATTTCTTTTTTACCGTCATTATTAACATCTGCAAGAAGAGGCGATGATATAATAGGACCGTCTACTGATACAGGAAACCCTGAAAGTAGATTTCCATTTATATCTAAAGCATACACTTTGCCCCAGAACTTATATACTGTATCTTCACGACTTATGAACCGCATTTTTGTTTGATATCCTGTCTGCCGACAGGTAAGATTGGACTTTGACATTTGAGCTTTAGTAACTATTGTATCTTTACCAAAATATACACCACAAACAATGTCTGGGATGCCATCACCGTCTATGTCACCGACAGCTGGTGATGAGTAAATATTTGCACCATATCCAGCATCTACAGGATGATATCTCCATTTGATTATCCCGCTATCTGTGCACATAAATATAAATCCACCATAAGTAGTATCCATCACACTGGATACTATAAATGAACGACCGCCAATTTCTACAACATTAGGTGAGTTTATATCAAAATAGTCACCACACTTTATTGGAAAATTTGCATACTTTAAGCCAAATCTTAATGAAAAGCTCATTATAGTATCTGGCTTACTGATTGACTCAATAAATACATTAGAGACTGAGCCCAAGTTATCGTTTGTGTTTGGCGATGTATTTGGTGTGAACCTATCTAAGTTACCGTTGTAAAATACATCCCACGGAGTTCCATAAAAGAGAGCTACAAAGTCAGATGCCAGCCACCATGGGGTATCAAAGTCCTGAATCCCATCTGCTTCTTCCATGTCTACACCTTTAGGAGAGCCTGCATTTATCTCATTCATAAGTGAATCACGTGCAATTTTGTCATTATCTATATGCCAGATTGCCAAGCCACCCGCCATTGAGTCACAGGGAGTGCCCCAGTCATAATCGTCAAACTTAACGAGAACACCATCTTTCCATACTCTTGTAGCAGATGAGTCGTAATGGAAAGTTGAATCATTTGGATGTAAAGAATCACCTATTACAATATACTTATGAGTATCTGGGTTTGCGAATGCAAATCGCTCTTCTACAAGGAAATGTTCTCTTGTATTTATTGGTATTTTGTAGATTTTAGTTCTCGCAGTGTCCTCCCCCCCTCTCCTATAGATTTCTACATTAACTGTATCATTATCAAGTGAATCTAATTTAACTCTGCCAAGCTTTTGTGCACACCAAGCAGAAGTATGCGGTGGTAATAAACCGTTCAAATTCCAATTCCCTGTGCCCATTAAACACCAGCCTCCACAACCTATTGTTCTCAACTGAGTATCGTATAAATCAGGTAGCCCAACTTGATGCCCAAACTCATGTGCAAGCCCACCCTGCAAATAACCTGGCATACCATCTTGGAATGCAGTCTCCGGATAAATTGTACCCTCCAAAACTGCAACTGTCCCATTATCTACCCAGATTGGAGTCCCAAAGTATTCGTCTATATTGGTAACAAAACAGGCAATAATATCGTAAGGTGAATCCCCGAAATAATCGGTCTGCCACATTGAACCGGCATGGAATAGAATAATTGCGCCATTATCACCTGCATACTTTGAAAAGTCAATTTCAGGACTCTCTCTATCACAGGTTATAATAGCGTCTCTGAAAAGTGTAAGTAAGCCCTGAACATAGTTTACTGGGTCACCATAATAAGTCATAGGGTAAGGAAGCTTATAAGATGCACTCTCTCCTTCAGGTACGACTTTAAATTCTATCCATAATTTTTGGTCTGAGTCATCCCACCAATAATTTCTTAATGCCTCAAGTAAGTGTTCAAAATATCGCTTTGTATGAGGTGGGTCATAGTACAAATTATGGCCAAATGAGTCAGTATTTGGAAAAACGAATGGTGGATTACTATCGTGTAGGGCAGCAGATGTAGGATAACCCAACGAGTCGTAGGGGAATGGATTTACATCAAGGTCAAACTTTCCATTCCCTGTAGTTAATGATGTAGTATCCTCTTGAAACTCTACCCTTATACCCAAGACATAAATAGTATCAGGATATACCCCTTTCCTTACACGGTGAAGCAAATTTCTTTTTGATGGTCTTGAAATGTAGCGCTTAAGTTCGGGTTGTTCCTTAAATAGTTTATCAAATTTATAAGTTACCAATTTTGCACTCTTTACACCAAGTCCCCTTAATTTCTTAAGTTGTTCCAATTCATCTGCCAAAGCTCCTGTGGCGATTGCGAAACCACAGATTAAACATATCACATAGAGTAAAAATCTATTAAATCTGTAGCTCTCTTTACTTCCGTTTATCAACTTATTTATCACTGTTTATGAATTATCCGATTTATATCCTTGATAAAGTTTCTAATATCAGGTAAATTCTTATGTAAAATTTTGTATACCTCTTTTGCATCAATCTCCTCATAGTTATAAACTACTCTATTTCTAAAGTCTACCAATTTTTCGTATATTTTCACTTTTTCCTTTGAGATCAAATCATTCTCATCCAGCACCTTAATTATATCTTTACTCCCCTTAGGACTACGTAATCCAAGCCTCGCAACAATATGTGATGAGATATCCAAAAGAGCCTGAATTGAAGTCTGAATCATATACACACAACCTTCAAGTCTAACATAATCTTTGGCTAACTCTTTGTAATTAAGTTTCCTCAATTGTTCAAGTCCTTTAAGATTCTTTTCTAATACTACAAACCTCCCATTTATTCGCGCCCTATCAATATCCATAGCGTTCATCTATTCCTTTAAAATATTCATCTAAGTAAATCTTATAAGTAGGCTCAAAGTCGCAATACTCTATAATCACACGCTCTATAAAATTGGCTGTCTTCTCCTTATCTTTACTATAAATAAGTTTACCTTCAGAGATAACCCTGTGCTGAAATGGGAGTCCTACTTTATTAAGATTAACAAAATCAATATCCTCTGTCTCCAAAGCATTCTCAATTTTATTCTCAACTCCAATTTGTTCCATAAGAGAGACTGGCTGTTCATATAAGATTGCAATGTCTAAATCAGAGCGCTCTCTTGCTTCGCCTCTTGCACAAGAGCCAAATAGCCACACACCAACTATCTCCGGCTCCTTCTTAAAAATATCTGTGTTTATCAGTGTCTCTTTATCTGTGTCCATCTGTGTTTTACGGAGGGAGAGGGATTTGAACCCCCGTTTCCCGTTTTAACAGAAAAACACGATTTCGAGTCGTGCGCCTTCAACCACTCGGCCATCCCTCCATTCCTAATATAAGCGATAAAATTAGCGGTGTCAATGAGTATCTTCTTTCCTCAAATTATCAAAGAATCCCTTTAATATATGCTTGCAATTAGGCTCAAGTACACCAGAAATGACCTCTAATTCAGGACTCTTAATATTGTAGACTGTACCAAGACTGCCAACTCTTGGGTCACTAATTCCAAATACACATCTTGATATACGTGCCAAAAGGATAGCACCTGCACACATAGGACAGGGTTCTACGGTCACATATAGGGTCGCATTATCAAGTCGCCAATTATTTAGCGTATTAGCAGCACTTGTTATAGCAATTAATTCGGCATGGGCAGTAGGGTCTTTAAGTCTCTCAACTTGATTATGACCTCGTCCTATTATTCTGTCATTAAGAATAACAACAGCACCAACAGGGACTTCTTCCTTCTCTTTTGCAACTCTTGCTTCTTTGAGAGCCTCTCTCATCCAATATTCATTGTTCATTTAAAAAAGATTCAATTGGTAATAACCATTTGGATTTTTCATCTCAAAAGTTCGAGTTATGGTAGCATCTGGCACGATAATCCCACCATACTTGGTAGCTGTTTTCTTCACAGTCTCAATACAATAAGAGATGTTTTCATTTATCTCTTTGCTTCCAAAACGCAAAACCGACAGCCTTGCGAGGTCAAATAGTTATTCCTCACATTATCTTTAACAACAAGGCAATAATTTATTTTTTATCCCCAACAAAGAATTGGCGTTCTGCTTCAACCCTTTCCTTCTTAAATTTGTCCCAACCTTTGTCTTCCAAGGCGCTTTCGTTATACAGGTCGTTTATCTCCTCAGCTTTTAGGGGCGCTCCCAACAGGTATCCGATACCATCTCTTGATTTGGGCTATTTTGAAATCTTGTGGATTGTTCATTATAGCTACAAGCACTAACTTCTCCTCTAATTTGCTCATATCCAGCTAATCTGAATTTCCTAAATAACTCCGTATTTTTTGCCTACTTTTTCAAATACATCGAGAGCACGGTCAAGATGATGCTTCTCATGAGCAGCTGACATCTGGACCCTGATTCTTGCTTCTCCTCTCGGAACTACTGGATATGAAAAACCAACAACATAAATACCTTCCTGTAACATATCTCGTGCCATATCATGAGCAAGCCTCTCCTCACCAAGCATTATAGGAATTATCGGATGAATACCAGGCTTTATATCAAATCCGCGCTTTGTCAGCTCTTCCCTGAAATACTTTG
Encoded proteins:
- a CDS encoding BamA/TamA family outer membrane protein — translated: MIQFFRSFLIIVILSLITPIIGYSQYWEFGQNKVQYRDFNWKVIETKEFSIIYYEGGERIAKFAKTILLDAYKLLSQTLSHTPQEPIPVIIYNSHNDFEQTNVTLSLIDEATGGFTEVFKNRVVVPFNGSYEDFRRVLVHELTHAFQFSISRGTGIIPRISLLNIPLWFVEGMAEYLSLGWDAESDMIIRDALYYDKIKPIKQLYLIEGSYLMYKEGQSILQFIADRYGRKKIGELFHKIGLVGGLNKAIESVLGINVEELNRLWMADLKKKYWASCALKDEVPSDARRLTEHKDYFFNTAPSISPDGSEIVFISDRDEYENLYLMSSIDGRIKCKLIGGGKSAGFESLHILYGGTTWDPSGKNIAFVAKSSGKDVLYIMDVCKRKVIKKFSPKLDGIFSPSFSPDGKFVAFRGIKDGMADIYVLNIATGKLEQLTSDEYDDLTPNWSPDGEYIIFSSDRPLNGESWHYGKYTIFKIGTTYELPIQIPQPILENRASYVASPIWIQDKILFVSNQDGVNNLYILDVGSSPQDSANYIMQLTNVIGGIFTPSISNDGKHLAFCSYTDMGWDIYTIKYPLQKGLECSPESSFSRCYTEVKFAESCGEDTAKIEAKKLGLRFTPDWGGGSVSYVYGGGIFGNLRLAVSDLLGNHQFYIETNSPGNLTANYYISYLYLPRRLDFGIATFKQEYYWLIGDTLLGDLLLYEKLYGGGVLFEYPIDKFRRVDLELNGYVDEMGLYPYHELDTVLFSEKLYISGPVLSYVLDNSIWGPMGPQNGERGKITVSATLPVVSPTWLYNYYKFDLRKYIRITNRYSFAIRAINAGIWGKDKERVYLAIGGADDLRGYKIGEFKGRNVSVLNFELRYPFIDKLMIAFPIPISIGGIRGALFCDFGYATDELKRFKPFEQGVLKDLKFGFGTGLRIRFPFFIIRFDIAKNTNLLNLSKETYMYLSLGPEF
- a CDS encoding DUF86 domain-containing protein, with the translated sequence MDIDRARINGRFVVLEKNLKGLEQLRKLNYKELAKDYVRLEGCVYMIQTSIQALLDISSHIVARLGLRSPKGSKDIIKVLDENDLISKEKVKIYEKLVDFRNRVVYNYEEIDAKEVYKILHKNLPDIRNFIKDINRIIHKQ
- a CDS encoding Trm112 family protein; this translates as MLDEKLLEILACPKCKGDLEYDKKNDKLICRACKLAYPIKDDIPIMLIDEAEKLE
- a CDS encoding nucleotidyltransferase domain-containing protein, translated to MDTDKETLINTDIFKKEPEIVGVWLFGSCARGEARERSDLDIAILYEQPVSLMEQIGVENKIENALETEDIDFVNLNKVGLPFQHRVISEGKLIYSKDKEKTANFIERVIIEYCDFEPTYKIYLDEYFKGIDERYGY
- a CDS encoding FG-GAP-like repeat-containing protein, with protein sequence MINKLINGSKESYRFNRFLLYVICLICGFAIATGALADELEQLKKLRGLGVKSAKLVTYKFDKLFKEQPELKRYISRPSKRNLLHRVRKGVYPDTIYVLGIRVEFQEDTTSLTTGNGKFDLDVNPFPYDSLGYPTSAALHDSNPPFVFPNTDSFGHNLYYDPPHTKRYFEHLLEALRNYWWDDSDQKLWIEFKVVPEGESASYKLPYPMTYYGDPVNYVQGLLTLFRDAIITCDRESPEIDFSKYAGDNGAIILFHAGSMWQTDYFGDSPYDIIACFVTNIDEYFGTPIWVDNGTVAVLEGTIYPETAFQDGMPGYLQGGLAHEFGHQVGLPDLYDTQLRTIGCGGWCLMGTGNWNLNGLLPPHTSAWCAQKLGRVKLDSLDNDTVNVEIYRRGGEDTARTKIYKIPINTREHFLVEERFAFANPDTHKYIVIGDSLHPNDSTFHYDSSATRVWKDGVLVKFDDYDWGTPCDSMAGGLAIWHIDNDKIARDSLMNEINAGSPKGVDMEEADGIQDFDTPWWLASDFVALFYGTPWDVFYNGNLDRFTPNTSPNTNDNLGSVSNVFIESISKPDTIMSFSLRFGLKYANFPIKCGDYFDINSPNVVEIGGRSFIVSSVMDTTYGGFIFMCTDSGIIKWRYHPVDAGYGANIYSSPAVGDIDGDGIPDIVCGVYFGKDTIVTKAQMSKSNLTCRQTGYQTKMRFISREDTVYKFWGKVYALDINGNLLSGFPVSVDGPIISSPLLADVNNDGKKEIIIGAHDMNLYAWDGNGDTLDGFPINLYQCIWTTPVYDSISNVIYAVPWDGRLWAIKPNGDTLWTAIEPHLSWIPATSSPIVGDINGDEKREIIVANGMGELYCVSDSGKVIWKQTLEDTSFYSSPCLADIDGDSLLDIILAAGNKIYAFNNTGANLPGFPIDTKTNEIIQSSPVVGDINNDSKLEIIIGAPAGKLLGYTNRGKLLSGFPLSVGNKIYSTPLLVDLNKDGIIEIVIGCDDGNLYAWSIDSYGALPWPMLYRDECHNGIYLIPPKAPTIPVDVFMRSPFYVYPNPVIDEGWVRYFSGNAKSVNIKIINAAGEVVKDFGGKIGEKVATEVMLPNLVSGVYICRVEVDTGNKNLVRFKKFAVVK
- the tadA gene encoding tRNA adenosine(34) deaminase TadA, producing MNNEYWMREALKEARVAKEKEEVPVGAVVILNDRIIGRGHNQVERLKDPTAHAELIAITSAANTLNNWRLDNATLYVTVEPCPMCAGAILLARISRCVFGISDPRVGSLGTVYNIKSPELEVISGVLEPNCKHILKGFFDNLRKEDTH